One genomic region from Magallana gigas chromosome 3, xbMagGiga1.1, whole genome shotgun sequence encodes:
- the LOC105327512 gene encoding uncharacterized protein, which translates to MIPITLCFVIFAACFALNHGQLTGGGDLPSVNFSDFPPPVPNAPDLQRAGLYQNRNSLGSNSGRLSGALSDQNMIMEPSGGMDFGLGNQNTAFGRQSGGLGSGLNQNPSSMGSLGGTSFGSMGSVDSGMGSMGMRSVDSGMGSMGMGSFDGGMGSMGMGSSDGGMGSMGMGGMDVGSGFGNPSGSFGEIPSSGLDQGMGLSNSAGQMTGQGAVAPSVGPYQANRNYYMAGPTPIVPGARGVTRNISRRPMTIMRPPPIILLPPPQRRRGPFSLFQRRPRVNLIPIGPPVPLPFTPGQF; encoded by the coding sequence ATGATACCTATTACTctgtgttttgtaattttcgCTGCCTGCTTCGCCCTGAACCATGGGCAGCTGACAGGCGGCGGCGATCTTCCCTCTGTAAACTTTAGCGACTTTCCCCCGCCAGTTCCAAATGCGCCTGATCTCCAGAGAGCTGGACTCTATCAAAACCGAAATTCCCTGGGATCCAACAGTGGAAGACTTTCTGGAGCTCTCTCGGACCAGAATATGATTATGGAGCCTTCCGGTGGTATGGACTTTGGTCTCGGTAACCAAAACACGGCCTTTGGCAGACAGTCTGGGGGTTTAGGATCTGGATTAAACCAGAATCCCTCCTCCATGGGATCTCTTGGTGGCACCAGCTTTGGAAGTATGGGATCCGTCGATAGCGGCATGGGATCCATGGGTATGAGATCTGTCGATAGCGGCATGGGATCCATGGGTATGGGATCTTTCGATGGCGGCATGGGATCCATGGGTATGGGATCTTCCGATGGCGGCATGGGATCCATGGGTATGGGAGGTATGGATGTCGGTTCTGGATTTGGAAATCCCAGTGGGTCTTTTGGAGAAATCCCAAGCTCAGGTCTAGACCAAGGCATGGGCCTTTCTAACAGTGCTGGCCAGATGACTGGACAAGGAGCGGTTGCACCCTCCGTTGGCCCATATCAAGCAAACAGAAACTACTACATGGCAGGTCCTACCCCCATTGTTCCCGGTGCACGCGGAGTGACCAGAAACATTAGCAGACGACCAATGACCATCATGAGACCACCGCCCATAATCCTTCTCCCCCCTCCTCAACGTCGCCGCGGCCCGTTCTCTCTGTTCCAACGTCGCCCTAGGGTCAACCTGATCCCCATTGGACCCCCAGTGCCTCTTCCATTTACCCCTGGACAGTTCTAG